One region of Bubalus bubalis isolate 160015118507 breed Murrah chromosome 15, NDDB_SH_1, whole genome shotgun sequence genomic DNA includes:
- the LOC102403835 gene encoding hyaluronan synthase 2-like, protein MHCEGFLSILRIFGTTLFGVSLLTGMILSYVIGYQFIHTDDYYLSFGPYGAFLALHVLIQNLFAFLEHRKMKKYATIPVNLTRTVALCIAAYQEDPDYLRKCLQSVKRLTYPRIKVVMVIDGNSEDDLYMMDIFSEVMGRDQSATYIWKNNYHVKGPGETDESHRESSQHVTQLVLSNKSICIMQKWGGKREVMYTAFRALGRSVDYVQVCDSDTMLDPAATVEMLKVLEVDHKVGGVGGDVKILNKYDSWISFLSSVRYWMAFNIERACQSYFGCVQCISGPLGMYRNSLLHEFVEDWYNQEFMGSQCSFGDDRHLTNRVLSLGYATKYTARSKCLTETPKEYLRWLNQQTRWSKSYFREWLYNALWFHKHHLWMTYEAVITGFFPFFLIATVIRFFYRGNVWNILLLLLTIKLVALIKSSFAICLRRNIVMVFMSFYSVLYMSSLLPAKIFAIVTINKAGWGTSGRKKIVANFVGLIPVSVWSIILLGGLIFTIYEEVRKPFPESKKKALVIALSIYACYWVVFLTLYVVFVKRCCRWKKKEQYDMMPDV, encoded by the exons ATGCATTGTGAGGGGTTTCTATCTATCCTGAGAATATTTGGAACCACACTTTTTGGAGTCTCTCTCCTCACTGGAATGATCCTTTCTTATGTTATTGGCTACCAGTTTATCCACACAGATGATTACTATTTATCTTTTGGACCATATGGTGCCTTTTTAGCTTTACATGTTCTTATTCAAAACCTGTTTGCCTTTTTGGAGCAccggaaaatgaaaaagtatgcaACTATCCCCGTTAACTTGACCAGGACTGTTGCTCTTTGCATTGCTGCATATCAAGAAGATCCAGACTATTTGCGGAAATGTTTGCAATCTGTGAAAAGGCTAACCTACCCCAGAATTAAAGTTGTCATGGTCATAGATGGAAACTCGGAAGATGACCTTTACATGATGGACATCTTCAGTGAAGTCATGGGCAGGGACCAGTCAGCCACTTATATCTGGAAGAACAACTACCATGTGAAGGGTCCTGGAGAGACGGATgagtcacacagagaaagctCACAGCATGTCACCCAGTTGGTTTTGTCCAACAAGAGTATTTGCATCATGCAAAAATGGGGTGGAAAAAGAGAAGTCATGTACACAGCCTTCAGAGCACTGGGGCGAAGTGTGGATTATGTACAG GTCTGTGATTCAGACACCATGCTTGACCCTGCCGCAACTGTGGAGATGTTAAAAGTTTTAGAAGTAGATCACAAGGTTGGAGGTGTTGGGGGAGATGTCAAG aTTTTAAACAAGTATGATTCCTGGATCTCCTTCCTCAGCAGTGTGAGATACTGGATGGCTTTTAACATAGAAAGGGCCTGTCAGTCTTATTTTGGATGTGTCCAGTGCATTAGCGGACCTCTGGGAATGTACAGAAACTCCTTACTGCATGAATTTGTGGAAGACTGGTACAATCAAGAATTTATGGGCAGCCAATGTAGTTTTGGAGATGACAGGCATCTAACAAACCGGGTGCTGAGTCTGGGCTATGCAACGAAATACACAGCTCGATCCAAGTGCCTTACTGAAACACCTAAGGAATATCTCAGATGGTTAAACCAGCAGACCCGCTGGAGCAAGTCCTACTTCCGAGAGTGGCTGTACAATGCGTTGTGGTTTCATAAACATCACTTGTGGATGACCTATGAAGCCGTCATCACTgggttcttccctttctttctcattgCCACGGTAATCCGGTTCTTCTACAGGGGTAATGTTTGGAACATCCTCCTCTTATTGTTAACCATCAAGTTAGTGGCTCTTATAAAGTCATCTTTTGCTATCTGCCTTAGAAGAAACATTGTCATGGTCTTCATGTCCTTCTACTCAGTGTTATACATGTCAAGTTTACTTCCTGCCAAGATATTTGCAATTGTGACAATAAACAAAGCTGGGTGGGGCacatctggaaggaaaaaaattgttgCTAATTTTGTGGGACTCATTCCAGTATCGGTCTGGTCTATAATCCTCCTGGGTGGTTTGATTTTCACCATTTATGAGGAAGTTAGAAAGCCATTCCCAGAATCCAAAAAGAAAGCTCTAGTTATTGCTTTATCCATCTATGCATGCTATTGGGTTGTGTTTTTGACGCTCTATGTGGTTTTTGTCAAGAGATGCTGCAGGTGGAAGAAGAAAGAGCAGTACGACATGATGCCTGATGTATAA